The proteins below are encoded in one region of Flavobacterium sp. IMCC34852:
- a CDS encoding histidine kinase — protein sequence MNKNILFSLLFLIILCGCHQSTSVKNTSPANDSIQKYLALAGNDTLPFDKRIKYNDKALSFVDLERNDSLKIRTLYNISYKYYELNKNKCLKRTSQTLLMLSKKKNDSTGLGYANRILGLYYMGKSDNEKAIEHLFTAKKIFNSQKNESYVNRVTLDILLTQSYACDYLGSNKTAFELLKNNVAKRDLRIKYFCYNTIANNLSGLKLHSKSIEYYLKAEKNSSNKSQRYTLYNNIAHEYINLKKHQNAIYYLSKILSSKSNKKKFPNEYAIAESLFAFNEIESKNSTKVLELIRDADSILSVTNSLNGYNYNLINFSKLYSIKGDTTKAIYFAKKALMVSESYKNPTDILLSLTQLIKIDKKNAHENGLKYIKVNDSLQLKERSFRDKFAQMQFETNEINQQKEDALRQKAIVVAIAITILIISILIFIISRQRLKQKELILKQVEQKANEEIFQLMLVQKAKEEEARQHEKKRIGRDLHDGVMNRLASTRLNLSLLSISRDDQTIENCLNHIRDIQNIEKEIRNIAHDLSQDSLYDLDSFEPLLNNLLSNLNQTNITLFKLEINPDFNWIKLSSNKRMNLLRIIQEAGNNIIKYAKAQKATISFLMDDKNAYLLIVDNGIGFKKGAVQKGIGIKNMKLRVKIMKGKFNLTSKHNLGTKINISIPLDEE from the coding sequence ATGAATAAAAACATTTTATTTTCACTACTCTTTCTAATAATACTGTGCGGTTGCCATCAGTCAACATCAGTCAAAAACACTTCACCTGCCAACGATTCCATTCAAAAATACCTTGCCTTGGCAGGGAATGATACTTTGCCTTTTGATAAAAGAATAAAGTATAATGACAAGGCGCTAAGTTTTGTGGATTTGGAGAGGAATGATAGTTTGAAAATAAGAACCCTTTACAACATTTCATATAAATACTATGAGCTAAATAAAAATAAGTGTTTAAAAAGAACTTCACAAACTCTTTTAATGTTATCAAAAAAAAAGAATGATTCAACAGGATTGGGATATGCTAATAGAATTCTAGGATTATATTACATGGGGAAATCTGATAATGAGAAGGCAATAGAACATCTTTTTACAGCAAAAAAAATATTCAATTCTCAAAAAAATGAAAGTTATGTTAACAGAGTAACATTAGACATTTTATTAACTCAATCATATGCTTGTGATTATCTAGGAAGTAATAAAACTGCATTTGAGCTTTTAAAAAATAATGTAGCAAAAAGAGATTTGAGAATTAAGTACTTCTGCTACAATACAATTGCAAACAATTTATCAGGTCTCAAGTTGCATTCTAAGTCAATAGAATACTATTTAAAAGCAGAAAAAAATAGTTCGAATAAGAGCCAGAGGTATACATTGTATAATAATATTGCTCATGAGTATATAAATTTAAAAAAACATCAAAATGCCATTTATTATTTATCAAAAATCTTATCATCAAAGTCTAACAAAAAAAAATTTCCTAATGAATATGCAATTGCTGAATCATTATTTGCATTTAATGAAATTGAATCAAAAAATAGTACTAAAGTTTTAGAATTAATAAGAGATGCTGATTCGATACTTTCGGTTACAAATAGCTTAAATGGATACAATTACAATTTGATAAATTTTTCGAAATTGTATAGTATCAAAGGAGATACTACCAAAGCAATTTATTTTGCCAAAAAAGCTTTAATGGTATCTGAGAGTTATAAAAATCCAACAGATATCTTGCTCAGCCTAACTCAATTAATAAAAATAGATAAAAAAAATGCACATGAAAATGGATTAAAGTATATTAAAGTAAATGACAGCCTTCAACTTAAGGAGCGTAGTTTCAGGGATAAGTTTGCACAAATGCAATTTGAAACAAATGAAATCAATCAACAAAAGGAAGACGCTTTAAGACAAAAAGCAATTGTTGTAGCCATTGCAATCACAATTCTTATTATTTCCATCTTAATTTTCATCATTTCTCGACAAAGACTAAAACAAAAAGAGCTTATATTAAAACAAGTAGAGCAAAAAGCCAACGAAGAGATTTTCCAATTAATGTTGGTTCAAAAAGCCAAAGAAGAAGAAGCAAGACAACATGAAAAAAAACGAATCGGCAGAGATTTACATGACGGTGTTATGAACAGATTGGCCAGCACTCGCTTAAATCTTTCCTTGTTGTCGATTAGTCGTGATGATCAAACTATTGAAAATTGTTTAAATCACATACGCGACATTCAAAACATTGAAAAAGAAATCAGAAACATTGCCCATGATTTGAGCCAGGATTCACTATACGATTTAGACAGTTTTGAACCTTTATTGAATAATTTATTGTCCAATCTAAACCAAACAAACATCACTCTTTTCAAATTGGAAATTAATCCTGACTTTAATTGGATTAAACTTTCAAGCAATAAGAGAATGAATTTACTTCGCATTATTCAGGAAGCCGGCAACAATATTATTAAATATGCCAAAGCCCAAAAAGCAACCATTAGCTTTTTAATGGATGATAAAAATGCCTATCTTCTGATTGTTGATAATGGAATCGGATTTAAAAAGGGTGCTGTCCAAAAAGGCATTGGTATAAAAAACATGAAACTTCGGGTAAAAATAATGAAGGGAAAATTTAACCTTACTTCAAAACACAACCTCGGCACTAAAATAAATATCTCCATTCCGCTAGACGAAGAATAA
- a CDS encoding response regulator — translation MKSPIQILIVDDHPFIIEAYKNAINKYSQNGFEFEVTQANNCKSGYENIVESSKKFDIAFFDISMPEYAEKGIYSGEDLAMLMKSEIPACKIILLTMHTELLKINNIIKNINPSGLIIKNDLTFDELLFAFDKIINDESYYSQTVIKLVGQAQYNNIELDVFDKQILFHLSKGVKTKDLPTYIPLSLSAIEKRKLNIREILEVGGGTDVDLIREAKNKGVI, via the coding sequence ATGAAAAGCCCTATCCAAATTTTAATCGTTGATGACCATCCGTTCATAATTGAAGCCTACAAAAATGCCATCAATAAATACAGCCAAAATGGCTTCGAATTTGAAGTAACCCAAGCCAACAACTGTAAATCGGGTTACGAAAATATTGTAGAATCTTCGAAAAAATTTGATATCGCCTTTTTTGACATCAGCATGCCCGAATATGCCGAAAAAGGAATCTATTCCGGTGAAGATTTAGCCATGCTGATGAAAAGCGAAATACCGGCCTGCAAAATCATCCTTTTGACCATGCACACTGAGCTTTTAAAAATTAATAACATCATCAAAAACATCAATCCTAGCGGTCTAATCATCAAAAATGATTTAACCTTTGACGAATTGCTCTTTGCTTTCGATAAAATCATCAACGATGAAAGCTACTACAGCCAAACCGTTATCAAATTAGTCGGACAAGCCCAATACAACAACATAGAATTGGATGTATTTGATAAACAAATCCTTTTTCACCTATCAAAAGGAGTTAAAACAAAAGACTTGCCCACCTATATTCCGCTTTCTTTAAGTGCAATTGAGAAAAGAAAATTAAATATCCGAGAAATACTTGAAGTCGGTGGAGGAACCGATGTGGATTTGATAAGAGAAGCCAAAAATAAAGGTGTCATTTAA
- the dusB gene encoding tRNA dihydrouridine synthase DusB, with amino-acid sequence MPKIGNIILPDFPLLLAPMEDVSDPPFRRLCKLHGADLMYSEFISSEGLIRDAMKSRMKLDIFDYERPVGIQIFGGDEEAMEMSSRIVDAVQPDLVDINFGCPVKKVVCKGAGAGVLKDVDLMVRLTKAVIKGTNLPVTVKTRLGWDENSINIDEVAERLQDIGVQALTVHARTRAQMYKGHSDWSHIARVKNNPRITMPIFGNGDIDSPEKALEYKNKYGLDGMMIGRAAIGYPWIFNEIKHYFNTGEHLAQPNMNDRIEAARNHLIWSMEWKGERLGIVEMRRHYTNYFKGIHGFKEFKQRLVTTDDHNALLQVFEEIREAYADYQFI; translated from the coding sequence ATGCCCAAAATCGGCAACATCATATTACCTGATTTTCCTTTGTTACTTGCGCCTATGGAAGACGTAAGCGACCCGCCGTTTCGCAGACTTTGTAAGTTGCACGGTGCCGATTTAATGTATTCTGAATTTATCTCTTCCGAAGGACTGATTCGCGATGCCATGAAAAGCCGAATGAAATTGGATATTTTTGATTACGAACGTCCGGTTGGCATTCAAATTTTTGGTGGTGATGAAGAAGCCATGGAAATGTCTTCCAGAATTGTTGATGCGGTCCAACCGGATTTGGTAGATATTAATTTTGGTTGTCCGGTGAAAAAAGTGGTTTGCAAAGGCGCCGGTGCCGGCGTTTTAAAAGATGTCGATTTGATGGTGCGCTTGACCAAAGCCGTTATCAAAGGAACCAATCTTCCGGTTACGGTAAAAACGCGTTTGGGTTGGGATGAAAATTCTATCAATATCGATGAAGTTGCCGAACGTTTGCAGGATATTGGCGTGCAAGCTTTGACCGTTCATGCGCGTACTCGTGCCCAAATGTACAAAGGCCATTCTGATTGGTCACACATTGCCCGCGTAAAAAACAATCCGCGTATCACGATGCCGATTTTCGGAAACGGAGATATTGATTCGCCCGAAAAAGCTTTAGAATACAAAAACAAATACGGTTTAGACGGCATGATGATAGGGCGCGCTGCGATTGGTTATCCGTGGATTTTTAACGAAATCAAACATTACTTCAATACCGGAGAACATTTGGCACAACCAAACATGAATGATCGAATTGAAGCGGCCAGAAACCATTTAATTTGGTCTATGGAATGGAAAGGAGAACGCTTAGGTATTGTAGAAATGCGCCGTCATTATACCAATTATTTTAAAGGAATTCACGGCTTTAAAGAATTCAAACAGCGATTGGTCACTACCGATGATCACAATGCTTTACTACAAGTTTTTGAGGAAATTCGTGAGGCTTATGCCGACTACCAGTTTATTTAA
- a CDS encoding 1-phosphofructokinase family hexose kinase encodes MKSYQIVTLTLNPSLDKSTRFTGLIAEQKIRCDKPRYDAGGGGINVSKAIAKLGGNSLCIHTSGGSAGKMLEELVNKEDIENQVILTQNWTRENFIAFENNSKAQYRFGFPGNELSEDEKETVINIIKRIKTTYLVLSGSLNEGLPSDFYQTIAETAKTSGTKVIVDTSGEALQKVLEEGVFLIKPNIGELAKLIGAERLALPEVEKAAKTLIDNGNAEIVVVSLGAQGAILVSKNQTEFVAAPKVTKKSTVGAGDSMVGGMVWALSQNKPLKEVIQWGVACGTAATMNEGTQLFKKEEAEKLFEGMQ; translated from the coding sequence ATGAAATCATATCAGATTGTAACCCTTACCCTAAATCCGTCTTTAGACAAAAGCACCCGTTTTACGGGATTAATAGCAGAACAAAAAATTCGTTGTGACAAACCAAGATACGATGCCGGCGGTGGCGGAATAAATGTCTCTAAAGCCATTGCTAAACTAGGCGGCAATTCTCTTTGTATTCATACGTCGGGCGGTTCGGCAGGAAAAATGTTAGAGGAATTAGTCAATAAAGAAGACATTGAAAACCAAGTCATTCTAACTCAAAACTGGACCCGAGAAAATTTCATCGCTTTTGAAAACAATTCTAAGGCACAATATCGATTTGGATTTCCCGGAAATGAACTGTCGGAAGATGAAAAAGAAACCGTAATCAACATCATCAAAAGAATAAAAACCACTTATTTAGTCCTAAGCGGAAGTCTAAATGAAGGCTTACCCTCCGATTTCTATCAAACAATCGCTGAAACCGCAAAAACTTCCGGAACAAAAGTAATTGTTGATACTTCAGGCGAAGCTTTGCAGAAAGTACTGGAAGAAGGTGTTTTTCTAATTAAACCCAATATTGGTGAATTGGCCAAATTAATCGGAGCGGAAAGATTAGCCTTACCCGAAGTAGAAAAAGCAGCCAAAACTTTAATCGATAATGGAAATGCCGAAATTGTAGTGGTCTCGCTTGGAGCACAAGGCGCCATTTTAGTTTCAAAAAACCAAACCGAATTCGTAGCTGCCCCAAAAGTAACAAAGAAAAGTACTGTCGGCGCAGGTGACAGCATGGTTGGCGGAATGGTCTGGGCATTGTCACAAAACAAACCCCTAAAAGAAGTGATTCAATGGGGCGTTGCCTGTGGAACAGCAGCCACTATGAACGAAGGCACCCAACTTTTCAAAAAAGAAGAGGCTGAAAAATTGTTTGAAGGAATGCAGTAA
- a CDS encoding carboxypeptidase-like regulatory domain-containing protein, which produces MKKQLLVLFLSVLTLVSCSDDNNNSSGEKTGTLTGKVTTINTHKAVGGALVFAFDDDHNIYHTYTNATGDFELDAPIGDREVYIQTGDGSNFRTKIDVVVEENQTKQLEESLLRLDQVARIAYVSGNYDSIEDIITSLGYVAESITFSQLSDYNIVSEYDIIFLNCGSISGGIWNNATVTTNLAKFVTNGGSLYASDWAVAYLIGGSRYSTMCGDAGGFISDATLCSTNTGNMGTLNASITNTALANAIGLSTLDIEYDLGSWQKIISVDETFWEVLVRDSTTNEALMIKTNSFFDSSLVGNPVGNPQNSDWITICHQPDENSSTPITITIDASSWPAHQAHGDTLGSCTGTGTGGTIYYTTFHNHANENIGNSQLILEHVILNL; this is translated from the coding sequence ATGAAAAAACAATTACTAGTTTTGTTTTTGTCGGTGCTGACTTTGGTTAGCTGTAGTGACGACAACAACAATTCCTCAGGAGAAAAAACAGGAACCTTAACAGGTAAAGTAACCACGATTAATACCCATAAGGCTGTTGGTGGTGCTTTGGTTTTTGCTTTTGACGATGACCATAATATTTATCATACTTACACCAATGCAACCGGTGATTTTGAATTGGATGCACCAATTGGTGACCGAGAAGTATACATCCAAACCGGAGATGGTTCAAATTTCAGAACAAAAATCGATGTGGTTGTTGAAGAAAACCAAACCAAGCAACTAGAAGAATCATTACTCAGATTGGATCAAGTGGCCAGAATTGCTTATGTAAGCGGAAATTATGACAGTATAGAAGACATCATAACTTCCTTAGGATATGTTGCAGAGTCAATAACTTTTAGCCAATTATCAGATTACAATATAGTTTCTGAGTATGATATCATTTTTTTGAATTGTGGATCAATATCAGGGGGTATTTGGAATAATGCAACGGTTACTACTAATTTGGCTAAATTTGTCACCAATGGTGGAAGTTTATATGCTTCTGATTGGGCGGTGGCTTACTTAATAGGAGGAAGCAGATATAGCACTATGTGTGGCGATGCCGGTGGGTTTATTTCTGATGCAACACTTTGCTCAACAAACACCGGCAATATGGGAACCCTTAATGCCTCCATTACCAATACAGCTCTGGCAAACGCTATCGGACTTTCAACATTAGATATCGAATACGATTTGGGTTCTTGGCAAAAAATTATTTCGGTAGATGAAACTTTTTGGGAAGTTTTGGTTAGAGATTCTACAACGAATGAAGCTTTGATGATCAAAACCAATAGTTTTTTTGATTCAAGTTTGGTTGGAAACCCTGTAGGGAATCCTCAAAATTCCGATTGGATAACCATTTGTCATCAACCCGATGAGAATTCATCCACTCCAATAACCATAACTATTGATGCCTCTAGTTGGCCGGCACATCAAGCCCATGGCGACACGCTGGGTTCTTGCACCGGTACCGGTACCGGCGGCACTATTTATTATACCACGTTTCACAATCATGCGAATGAGAATATTGGGAACTCCCAATTAATCCTCGAACATGTGATTTTAAATCTGTAA
- the lepA gene encoding translation elongation factor 4 has protein sequence MKHIRNFCIIAHIDHGKSTLADRLLGATQTVTAREEKAQLLDNMDLERERGITIKSHAIQMEYKYKGEDYILNLIDTPGHVDFSYEVSRSIAACEGALLIVDAAQSIQAQTISNLYLALENDLEIIPVLNKVDLPSANPEEVSDDIIDLLGCKLEDIIHASGKTGFGVENILAAIIEKIPAPKGTKDEPLQALIFDSVYNPFRGIEVIFRVKNGEIKKGQKIKFMATGNEYFADEVGTLKLNQVPKNVISTGDVGYLISGIKEAKEVKVGDTITDAKTPTTNMIVGFEDVKPMVFAGIYPVDTEDYEDLRSSMEKLQLNDASLVFAPESSAALGFGFRCGFLGMLHLEIIQERLEREFDMTVITTVPNVSYLAYTKKEPDTPIVVNNPSDLPEPSKLDRVEEPFIKATIITKSDFVGNVMSLCIEKRGIITNQTYLTTERVELNFDMPLAEIVFDFYDRLKTVSKGYASFDYSPIGMRASKLVKLDVLLNANSVDALSALIHEDNAYNIGKKMCEKLRELIPRQQFDIPIQAAIGAKIIARETIKALRKDVTAKCYGGDISRKRKLLEKQKKGKKRMRQVGNVEIPQEAFMAVLKLND, from the coding sequence ATGAAACATATTAGAAATTTTTGCATTATTGCACACATTGACCACGGGAAAAGTACGTTAGCAGACCGATTGCTAGGTGCTACTCAAACTGTTACGGCTCGTGAAGAGAAAGCCCAGTTGTTGGACAATATGGATTTGGAGCGCGAGCGTGGGATAACCATTAAGAGTCACGCCATTCAGATGGAATACAAATACAAAGGTGAAGATTACATCTTGAATTTGATTGATACCCCCGGACACGTAGATTTCTCTTATGAAGTTTCTCGTTCGATTGCTGCTTGTGAAGGAGCGCTTTTGATTGTTGATGCGGCACAAAGTATACAAGCACAAACCATTTCCAATTTGTATTTGGCTTTAGAAAACGATTTGGAGATTATTCCGGTGTTGAATAAAGTAGATTTGCCAAGTGCTAATCCGGAAGAAGTGAGCGATGATATTATTGATTTGTTGGGTTGTAAGTTAGAAGATATTATTCACGCTTCGGGGAAAACCGGTTTTGGGGTGGAAAATATTTTGGCGGCCATTATTGAAAAAATTCCGGCACCCAAAGGCACTAAAGACGAACCGTTGCAAGCGTTGATTTTTGATAGTGTTTACAATCCGTTTCGTGGTATTGAAGTTATTTTCCGTGTGAAAAACGGGGAAATCAAGAAAGGACAAAAAATAAAGTTCATGGCTACCGGAAATGAGTATTTTGCGGATGAAGTGGGAACTTTGAAGTTAAATCAAGTGCCTAAGAATGTCATTTCTACGGGAGATGTTGGGTATTTGATTTCGGGAATTAAAGAGGCGAAAGAAGTAAAAGTTGGGGATACCATTACCGATGCCAAAACGCCAACAACTAATATGATTGTTGGTTTTGAAGATGTAAAACCGATGGTATTTGCCGGGATTTATCCGGTGGATACAGAAGATTACGAAGATTTGCGTTCTTCTATGGAGAAGTTGCAGTTGAATGATGCTTCGTTGGTTTTTGCGCCGGAAAGTTCGGCTGCGTTAGGCTTTGGTTTTCGTTGCGGATTCTTGGGCATGTTGCACTTGGAAATCATTCAAGAGCGATTGGAGCGTGAGTTTGACATGACGGTGATTACTACGGTACCCAACGTTTCGTATTTGGCTTACACCAAAAAAGAACCCGATACGCCAATAGTAGTCAACAATCCTTCGGATTTACCGGAACCTTCAAAATTGGACCGAGTAGAAGAGCCGTTTATCAAAGCAACTATCATTACCAAATCCGATTTTGTGGGTAACGTAATGAGTTTGTGTATTGAAAAACGCGGGATTATTACCAATCAAACTTATTTAACCACTGAGCGTGTAGAATTGAATTTTGACATGCCATTGGCGGAGATTGTCTTCGATTTTTATGACCGTTTGAAAACGGTTTCCAAAGGATATGCGTCATTTGACTATTCGCCTATTGGAATGCGGGCTTCAAAATTAGTTAAACTGGATGTTTTATTAAACGCCAATTCAGTTGATGCTTTATCGGCTTTGATTCACGAAGACAATGCGTACAACATTGGAAAGAAAATGTGTGAGAAATTGCGCGAATTGATTCCGAGACAACAATTTGATATTCCGATTCAGGCTGCTATCGGGGCCAAAATCATCGCTCGTGAAACCATTAAAGCTTTGAGAAAAGACGTTACGGCGAAGTGTTATGGTGGAGATATTTCGCGTAAGCGTAAATTGTTAGAGAAACAGAAAAAGGGGAAAAAGAGAATGCGTCAGGTGGGTAACGTAGAGATTCCGCAGGAAGCTTTTATGGCAGTTTTGAAACTGAATGACTAG
- a CDS encoding tetratricopeptide repeat-containing sensor histidine kinase — translation MKTKLFFSIILISLFSCSKKNEKENTNLKIERNDSVEKILNLSKSKPSFFEKKKLIDKAYEIVSNGDNSLQSRNYLSKIIFEYYYINDLESVNNTSKYLLKLSKKTNDSINLGVAYRSKAFYFKSKNVLDSSFYYYFKSEKLYQNLNDRLNLANVLLNKGMVQYKGGNNLGAELSLTRAQNLFNELNEQQKLFETLIVLGNVSEELKEFDKSLIYHTKALEKAKELEKESKTHREAICYNNIGFVYEKLNDYNKAIQNFNLGLKDIGIRKDLPDLYANLLDNLAYSKLKTNKTEGLPQMFYTSLKIRDSLNSISNIIVSNIHLSQYYASIGNIKTAEKYAKNALKISRTSKTPIDILLSLQQASDVDISNASNYNKEYVKLSDSLQIIERKSKDRFASIELETEEIKQENQGLAEANRNLLYFFVVTFIVVVLLFVVRAQRARTRELLYKQAQQKANEDIYNLMMSQQAIIDESRSKEKKRLAQDLHDGVLGRMFGLRLNLDSLNSSTEEDAVQKRFELLNELKTIEQDIREISHDLNREKQVLINNFVSIVHNLLEEQKNSFEANVTYSIDENVVWDKIGNAIKINLYRILQEGLQNINKYANASNIVVKIKGDEENVYLKIQDDGVGFDVNKKSKGIGMQNMISRTHDCKGIIDITSKKDEGTKIVITIPIETKQPVIIPQE, via the coding sequence TTGAAAACAAAACTTTTCTTTTCAATCATTTTAATTTCATTATTTTCTTGTTCAAAAAAGAATGAGAAAGAGAATACTAATTTAAAAATTGAAAGAAATGATAGTGTTGAAAAAATTTTAAACCTATCAAAAAGCAAACCTTCTTTTTTTGAGAAAAAAAAATTAATAGACAAGGCTTATGAAATAGTTAGCAATGGAGATAATTCTTTGCAATCAAGAAATTACTTATCAAAGATTATTTTTGAATACTATTATATAAATGACCTAGAAAGTGTTAACAACACTTCAAAATATCTATTAAAACTTTCAAAAAAGACAAACGACTCAATTAATTTAGGGGTTGCATATAGAAGTAAAGCATTTTATTTTAAAAGTAAAAATGTTTTAGATAGTTCTTTTTACTATTATTTTAAATCCGAAAAACTTTATCAAAATCTAAATGACCGTCTCAATCTAGCTAATGTATTACTAAACAAAGGAATGGTACAATACAAGGGAGGCAACAATTTAGGTGCTGAATTATCCTTAACCAGAGCTCAAAATTTATTTAATGAGTTAAATGAACAACAAAAGTTATTTGAAACATTAATAGTCTTAGGAAATGTTTCAGAAGAACTAAAAGAATTTGACAAATCATTAATTTACCACACTAAAGCTTTAGAAAAAGCAAAAGAATTAGAAAAAGAATCTAAAACCCATCGTGAGGCAATCTGTTATAACAATATTGGGTTTGTTTATGAAAAACTTAACGATTATAACAAGGCCATTCAGAATTTTAATTTAGGATTGAAAGACATAGGAATTAGAAAGGACCTTCCTGATTTGTATGCTAACTTGCTTGACAATCTAGCATATTCAAAATTAAAAACAAATAAAACGGAAGGTCTTCCACAAATGTTTTATACTTCTTTAAAAATAAGAGATAGTCTAAATTCAATATCTAATATTATAGTAAGTAATATACATTTATCTCAATACTATGCTTCAATTGGAAACATAAAAACCGCTGAAAAATACGCAAAGAATGCTTTAAAGATTTCAAGAACTTCAAAAACACCTATAGACATTCTATTATCACTTCAGCAAGCATCAGATGTTGACATCTCAAACGCATCAAATTACAATAAAGAATATGTAAAACTAAGCGATAGCCTTCAAATTATTGAAAGGAAATCTAAGGATCGTTTTGCTAGTATTGAACTCGAAACTGAAGAAATCAAACAAGAAAACCAAGGCCTAGCAGAAGCAAACAGAAACCTGTTATATTTCTTTGTAGTAACATTTATTGTTGTGGTGTTACTATTCGTCGTAAGAGCACAACGCGCCAGAACTCGTGAACTCCTTTACAAACAAGCCCAGCAAAAAGCCAATGAAGACATCTACAACCTTATGATGTCACAACAAGCTATTATTGACGAAAGCCGAAGTAAAGAAAAGAAACGTTTGGCACAAGACTTACACGACGGGGTTTTGGGCAGAATGTTTGGTTTGCGTTTAAACCTCGACAGCCTAAATTCAAGCACAGAAGAAGATGCCGTTCAAAAACGTTTCGAATTGTTGAATGAACTCAAAACCATCGAACAAGACATTCGTGAAATATCACACGACCTAAATAGAGAAAAACAAGTTTTAATTAATAACTTTGTCTCTATCGTTCATAATTTATTAGAAGAACAAAAGAACTCTTTTGAAGCCAATGTAACCTATTCTATTGATGAAAATGTAGTTTGGGACAAAATAGGAAACGCTATTAAAATCAACTTGTACCGTATCCTACAAGAAGGATTGCAAAATATTAATAAATATGCCAATGCCTCTAACATTGTCGTAAAAATCAAAGGAGACGAAGAAAATGTATATTTAAAAATCCAAGATGATGGTGTTGGATTTGATGTCAACAAAAAAAGCAAAGGAATCGGCATGCAAAACATGATTTCGAGAACCCATGATTGTAAAGGTATTATCGATATTACCTCTAAAAAAGACGAAGGCACCAAAATAGTCATCACTATTCCAATTGAAACCAAACAACCTGTAATAATACCACAAGAATGA
- the thiL gene encoding thiamine-phosphate kinase — MLEDKTPQRTSLSQLGEFGLISHLTKKFDVKQSSTLKSIGDDGAVLDFKDKKVVVSTDLLIEGVHFDLSYMPLKHLGYKAVVVNVSDICAMNAKPTQITVSVAVSNRFPLEALEELFDGIALAAKFYNVDVIGGDTTSSQKGLIISITAIGEANGDEIVYRDGANNGDLLVVTGDLGSAYMGLQVLEREKQVFQVNPNNQPDLDAYTYLIERQLKPEARTDIRELLEKLEVKPTAMIDISDGLSSEIIHICKQSNVGCNLYEEKIPVDPQFINVCEEFNIDSTTVAINGGEDYELLFTIALEDFDKIKANPNFTVIGHLTQESEGVHLITRANTKIPLKARGWDAISE, encoded by the coding sequence ATGTTAGAAGATAAAACACCGCAACGCACTTCCTTATCGCAATTGGGCGAATTTGGTTTGATCTCTCATCTGACCAAAAAATTTGATGTAAAACAGTCTTCGACCTTAAAAAGCATAGGTGATGATGGAGCTGTTTTAGATTTTAAAGATAAAAAAGTCGTCGTTTCTACTGATTTGTTGATTGAAGGTGTACATTTTGATTTGTCCTATATGCCTTTGAAGCATTTGGGTTATAAAGCGGTTGTGGTTAATGTTTCCGACATCTGTGCGATGAATGCTAAACCTACACAAATAACCGTTTCTGTAGCGGTTTCTAATCGTTTTCCGTTGGAAGCTTTGGAAGAGTTGTTTGATGGGATTGCTTTGGCGGCCAAATTTTATAATGTGGATGTTATTGGTGGTGATACCACTTCGTCTCAAAAAGGATTGATTATTTCTATTACGGCCATTGGAGAAGCGAATGGCGATGAAATTGTGTATAGAGATGGCGCTAATAATGGCGATTTATTGGTAGTCACAGGCGATTTAGGGTCGGCTTATATGGGCTTGCAGGTTTTGGAGCGTGAAAAGCAAGTGTTTCAGGTCAATCCGAATAACCAACCCGATTTGGATGCGTACACTTATTTAATCGAGAGACAACTTAAACCGGAAGCCAGAACCGATATCAGAGAACTTTTAGAAAAGCTGGAAGTAAAGCCAACGGCGATGATTGACATTTCAGACGGATTGTCTTCGGAGATTATTCATATTTGTAAGCAGAGTAATGTTGGCTGTAATTTGTACGAAGAAAAGATTCCTGTCGACCCACAATTTATCAATGTTTGTGAGGAATTTAATATCGATTCGACAACGGTGGCTATTAATGGCGGTGAAGATTATGAACTACTGTTTACGATTGCTTTAGAAGATTTTGATAAAATTAAAGCCAATCCGAACTTTACGGTGATAGGTCATTTAACCCAAGAAAGTGAAGGGGTGCACTTAATTACCAGAGCGAATACCAAAATTCCTTTGAAAGCTCGCGGTTGGGATGCCATAAGCGAATAA